In Polaribacter sp. Hel_I_88, the following proteins share a genomic window:
- a CDS encoding transcriptional regulator, whose protein sequence is MSNMNYIKHLTGFFDKVINDHTLNPTHISLYIALFQFWNCNRFRNPISISRDEVMRISKISSKATYHKCLKNLHALGYLRYEPSYNPYKGSMVYMFNFSENLKPKKKSFNKQVKDKQETSNLPTTEQAAVSYINYTNSINNIKSLKEGEQSRNLELENLVEISKQKKLRKKNKRNVPILEEVMKYFQEQNFPEIEANKFFNYFSSNGWLVGGKTPMKNWKAAAKNWMLNSVKYSNNGNSSKAVIQPQNLNTAIDKNYSEPL, encoded by the coding sequence ATGAGTAACATGAATTATATAAAACACCTAACTGGTTTCTTTGATAAAGTCATCAACGATCATACGTTAAACCCAACACATATTAGTTTATACATAGCCTTGTTTCAATTTTGGAACTGCAATCGATTCAGAAATCCCATCAGTATTTCAAGAGACGAAGTAATGCGAATTAGTAAAATCAGTTCAAAAGCAACTTATCATAAATGCTTAAAGAATTTACACGCTTTAGGATATTTGAGGTACGAACCCTCATACAATCCCTATAAGGGAAGTATGGTGTATATGTTTAATTTCTCAGAAAACTTAAAGCCAAAAAAGAAATCATTTAATAAACAAGTAAAAGACAAGCAGGAGACAAGTAACTTACCAACTACTGAACAAGCAGCGGTATCTTATATAAACTATACAAACAGTATAAACAATATAAAAAGTTTAAAAGAAGGAGAGCAATCACGGAATTTAGAATTAGAAAATTTAGTAGAGATTTCAAAACAAAAAAAGTTGCGCAAAAAAAACAAAAGGAATGTGCCAATTTTAGAAGAGGTGATGAAATACTTTCAGGAACAAAACTTTCCAGAAATCGAAGCCAATAAATTTTTCAATTACTTTTCAAGCAACGGATGGTTAGTAGGAGGTAAGACCCCAATGAAAAATTGGAAAGCTGCAGCAAAAAATTGGATGCTCAATAGTGTAAAATATAGCAACAATGGTAACAGTTCAAAAGCAGTAATTCAACCACAAAACCTCAACACAGCAATTGATAAAAATTACTCAGAACCACTTTGA
- a CDS encoding AAA family ATPase, giving the protein MKKKIKTISSFQKRKALTTTNEQRKPNMYNYQKTTNWLESKGKQLFGDHFKIYKEDKTIIYKLIAYSLQDQKMVKRCNINLEKGILLSGPIGCGKTTLMTLLKFLVRKDQKYYVKSCREVSFEFIKEGYEVIHKYSKPRLHQKKASIICFDDLGTESNLKYFGNECNVMGEILLSRYDAFIHPEQSRRTKTHLTTNLSASEIEQFYGNRIRSRLRESFNLIAFNNNTKDKRR; this is encoded by the coding sequence ATGAAGAAAAAAATAAAAACCATTTCATCATTCCAAAAAAGAAAAGCACTAACAACGACAAACGAACAACGAAAACCGAACATGTACAACTACCAAAAAACCACAAACTGGTTAGAATCCAAAGGAAAGCAATTATTTGGTGATCATTTCAAAATATACAAAGAAGACAAAACCATTATTTACAAATTGATAGCCTATAGCTTACAAGATCAAAAAATGGTAAAAAGATGCAATATCAATTTAGAAAAAGGAATATTACTTTCTGGTCCTATAGGTTGTGGTAAAACCACATTAATGACATTATTGAAATTCTTAGTACGAAAAGATCAGAAATACTATGTAAAATCTTGCAGAGAAGTAAGTTTCGAATTCATAAAAGAAGGCTATGAAGTAATACACAAATATAGCAAACCAAGACTCCATCAAAAAAAAGCAAGCATCATTTGTTTTGATGATTTGGGTACCGAAAGCAATCTAAAATACTTTGGGAATGAATGCAATGTAATGGGAGAAATCTTGCTAAGTCGTTATGATGCTTTTATACATCCAGAGCAAAGTCGAAGAACAAAAACACATCTCACTACCAATCTATCAGCCTCAGAAATAGAACAATTTTATGGTAATAGAATCAGGAGTAGATTAAGAGAATCTTTTAATTTAATAGCCTTTAATAATAATACAAAAGACAAACGAAGGTAA
- a CDS encoding RteC domain-containing protein translates to MKIYRFESEKEEVYFFKELKPSLISKILFYKHVLKIESRLPSSKKGKRKHYLKSLNKASQIAREDFDFYEYFRSRSTYNDHHYFIRRPYKDIIRDHSMQLYFDSKISTSHEYQVANLICSDMLTNYLERKIDEIDHKSGTTNFREPVNYSWSGTKIDLVELIYALKHARLINNGNTDVKELAKHIGEIFNIELEDNIYRIYQDIKLRKTVRTKFINRLADNLNQKLNEEDL, encoded by the coding sequence TTGAAAATTTATCGTTTTGAATCTGAAAAAGAGGAGGTTTATTTCTTCAAAGAATTAAAGCCTTCACTAATTTCTAAAATACTGTTTTATAAACATGTTTTAAAGATAGAATCTAGGTTACCTTCTAGCAAAAAAGGAAAACGAAAGCACTATCTCAAATCTTTAAACAAAGCTTCTCAAATTGCAAGAGAAGATTTTGATTTTTACGAGTACTTCAGATCCAGATCAACTTATAACGACCACCATTATTTTATAAGAAGGCCCTATAAAGATATCATTCGAGATCACTCAATGCAATTGTATTTCGATTCTAAAATATCCACATCTCATGAATATCAAGTCGCAAATTTGATCTGTTCAGACATGCTCACAAACTACTTAGAACGTAAAATAGATGAAATAGATCATAAAAGTGGAACTACAAATTTTAGGGAACCTGTAAATTATTCCTGGTCTGGAACCAAAATAGATTTAGTCGAATTAATTTACGCACTCAAACATGCCAGACTTATCAATAACGGAAATACAGATGTAAAAGAATTAGCAAAACACATAGGCGAAATTTTCAATATAGAATTAGAAGATAATATTTATAGAATTTACCAGGACATCAAATTACGTAAAACAGTCAGAACAAAATTTATAAATCGTTTAGCAGACAACCTCAATCAAAAATTAAACGAAGAAGATTTGTAA
- a CDS encoding site-specific integrase gives MKTKTAILFYAKKSKVNAKGQCVIYTRITVNGKRMEFSTGRLVNPEKWSSAGGKVKGHSNEARSINRHLDILKTKIIDIQMEFIHAKIPITAKLFKSKILGEEVKRRMLIPIFEDHNKRIEELVGKEYAPGTLERYKTSLKHTKEFLEWKFKESDIDILKINHAFITDYEFYLRSVRNCSNNTAVKYIKNFGKIVKICLANNWMDRNPFSNYKSKVRTVERVYLTEDEIQKLMDKEFATERLSLVTDIFLFSCYTGLAYIDVKNLTKSHISIGIDGDKWIFTHRQKTESASKIPILPVTQMIIDKYADHPKCIANNSLLPIFSNQKMNAYLKEIAVVCEINKELTFHIARHTFATTVTLSNGVPIESVSKMLGHKNLRTTQHYAKVLDRKVSHDMNILKQKLANTYTLGKSQGIG, from the coding sequence ATGAAAACAAAAACAGCAATTTTATTTTATGCAAAGAAGTCAAAAGTAAACGCCAAAGGGCAATGTGTAATTTATACGCGCATTACAGTCAATGGAAAGCGTATGGAGTTTAGTACAGGTAGATTAGTAAATCCAGAAAAATGGTCCTCTGCAGGAGGTAAAGTAAAGGGACATTCTAATGAAGCTCGTTCAATAAATAGACATCTTGATATTCTGAAAACGAAAATCATTGATATTCAAATGGAATTTATTCATGCAAAAATTCCGATCACAGCAAAACTATTTAAAAGTAAAATTTTAGGAGAAGAAGTAAAACGTCGAATGTTAATTCCAATTTTTGAAGATCATAATAAGAGAATAGAAGAATTAGTTGGCAAAGAATATGCTCCAGGAACTTTAGAGAGATATAAAACATCATTAAAACACACCAAAGAATTTTTAGAATGGAAATTTAAAGAATCAGATATTGATATTCTAAAAATCAATCATGCCTTTATTACAGATTACGAATTCTATTTAAGAAGTGTAAGAAACTGCAGCAACAATACAGCAGTAAAATACATTAAGAATTTCGGTAAAATAGTTAAAATCTGTTTGGCTAATAACTGGATGGATAGAAATCCGTTTAGCAATTACAAATCTAAAGTAAGAACAGTAGAGCGTGTCTATTTAACAGAAGATGAAATTCAAAAACTAATGGATAAAGAATTCGCAACAGAACGTTTGTCTTTGGTAACAGATATATTCTTATTCAGTTGCTATACAGGTCTCGCGTATATAGATGTAAAAAACCTAACGAAGTCACATATCAGTATTGGTATTGATGGTGACAAATGGATTTTTACGCACCGTCAAAAAACAGAGTCTGCTTCTAAAATTCCAATTTTGCCAGTTACTCAAATGATCATTGATAAATATGCAGACCATCCAAAATGCATTGCCAATAACTCTTTACTTCCAATTTTTAGCAATCAAAAAATGAATGCGTATTTAAAAGAAATTGCTGTAGTTTGTGAAATCAATAAAGAGCTGACTTTTCATATTGCACGTCATACATTTGCAACAACTGTAACGCTTTCAAATGGTGTGCCAATAGAGAGTGTCAGCAAAATGCTCGGACATAAAAATCTAAGAACAACGCAACATTATGCTAAGGTGCTAGATAGAAAAGTAAGTCATGATATGAATATTTTAAAACAAAAGTTAGCCAATACATATACTTTAGGTAAAAGTCAAGGTATAGGTTAG
- a CDS encoding heparan-alpha-glucosaminide N-acetyltransferase domain-containing protein translates to MESKRLYFIDIIRAFAIIMMLQGHFIDTLLAVEYRDLNLVPYAIWSYFRGITAPTFFTISGLIFTYLLLKAKEKGNEKERMRKGIIRGFFLVFVGYLIRSPILQWLSGSFNTYFLVIDVLQCIGLSLILIIILYFLSGKKTMLFSIVSVSIGVLIFLTEPLYRGLSFENLPLFFSNYISKSNGSIFTIIPWFGYVAFGAFLATLFHKNLHKKKFKLKAIVSFFVIGLILIFYSSYILSEISKITNIKLFLDSASYNYLFTRLGNVFIYFAFFYAFEKYLKFPLILKIGQKTLSIYVIHFIIIYGSFTGIGLKLIGKTLSDWQAVFGASLFIMSVCFISFYYVKTNAFLYKYFRNIFDTLKGK, encoded by the coding sequence TTGGAATCTAAAAGATTATATTTTATTGATATTATTCGTGCTTTTGCCATTATTATGATGCTTCAAGGTCATTTTATTGACACACTTTTAGCTGTTGAATATAGAGATTTAAATTTAGTTCCATACGCAATTTGGTCTTATTTTAGAGGTATAACTGCACCTACTTTTTTTACAATTTCTGGATTAATTTTTACTTATTTACTTTTAAAAGCAAAAGAAAAAGGAAATGAAAAAGAACGAATGCGAAAAGGAATTATTAGAGGTTTCTTTTTAGTTTTTGTAGGGTACCTTATAAGGTCTCCAATCTTACAATGGCTTTCTGGAAGTTTTAATACCTATTTTTTAGTAATAGATGTTCTACAATGTATTGGGTTAAGTTTAATTCTAATTATCATATTATATTTTTTATCGGGTAAAAAAACAATGCTGTTTTCAATAGTATCTGTTTCAATAGGTGTTTTAATTTTCTTAACGGAACCCCTTTATCGTGGATTATCTTTCGAAAATTTACCATTATTTTTCAGCAATTATATTTCTAAAAGTAATGGATCTATTTTTACTATAATCCCATGGTTTGGTTATGTAGCTTTTGGAGCCTTTTTAGCAACACTTTTTCATAAAAACTTACATAAAAAAAAGTTTAAATTAAAAGCCATAGTATCTTTTTTCGTGATTGGTTTAATTCTAATATTTTACTCTTCCTACATTTTATCTGAAATATCTAAAATTACAAACATCAAACTATTTTTAGATTCAGCGAGTTATAATTACCTTTTTACAAGACTAGGAAATGTTTTTATCTATTTTGCATTTTTTTACGCTTTTGAAAAGTATTTAAAATTTCCTTTAATATTAAAAATCGGACAAAAAACTTTATCCATTTATGTAATTCATTTTATTATTATTTATGGAAGTTTTACTGGAATTGGTTTAAAATTAATTGGTAAAACACTTTCTGATTGGCAAGCTGTTTTTGGAGCATCTCTATTTATAATGTCCGTTTGTTTTATTTCTTTTTATTATGTGAAAACAAATGCTTTTTTATATAAATATTTCAGAAATATTTTTGATACTTTGAAAGGTAAGTAG
- a CDS encoding helix-turn-helix domain-containing protein, giving the protein MYLHLKKLFPETENLDILKHQQVTKLDLLNALNFLVDEIKTSKKEEQPKKWLKSSEVKSLLRISPGTLQNLRINGTLTYTKIGGIIFYSYEEILKVMEQNKVKATSNE; this is encoded by the coding sequence ATGTATCTACACTTAAAAAAACTATTTCCAGAAACCGAAAACCTCGACATCTTAAAACACCAACAAGTAACAAAGTTAGATTTACTAAACGCTCTAAACTTTTTAGTAGATGAGATAAAAACTAGTAAAAAAGAAGAACAACCTAAAAAGTGGCTAAAGTCTTCAGAAGTAAAAAGCTTATTAAGAATTTCTCCTGGAACATTACAAAATTTACGCATAAACGGAACCTTAACCTATACCAAAATAGGAGGAATCATTTTTTACTCTTATGAAGAAATTCTAAAAGTAATGGAACAAAACAAAGTAAAAGCAACATCAAATGAGTAA
- a CDS encoding alpha/beta hydrolase produces the protein MDSIKLKLDFYKPRRMKSTTPLILYVHGGGFSGGKRDDINIESFANNMAERGYAVASISYQLTMKKLGFGCNTKSSDKINAFNTASDDIIQATNYLIKYKERFNINPNQIILMGTSAGAEAVLNLAYVYTSKTLSKEVKFAGVISMAGAIITLDNITTKTAIPTQLFHGTNDKLVPYNVAPHHYCDKNSVGYLKLYGSKAIANKLKEIDKSFYLYTIKKGDHSWSGRPMNQCRKEIVDFLYYDVLKKNNRQTETAI, from the coding sequence TTGGATAGTATTAAATTAAAGTTAGATTTTTACAAACCAAGAAGAATGAAATCTACAACTCCATTAATTTTATATGTTCATGGAGGTGGATTTTCTGGTGGAAAAAGAGATGATATAAACATAGAATCGTTTGCAAATAATATGGCTGAGCGTGGTTATGCTGTTGCTTCTATATCTTATCAATTAACAATGAAAAAGCTAGGTTTTGGCTGTAATACAAAATCATCCGATAAAATAAATGCTTTTAACACTGCATCAGATGATATTATTCAAGCAACTAATTATCTTATAAAATATAAAGAACGGTTTAATATTAATCCCAATCAAATTATTTTAATGGGCACTAGTGCTGGTGCAGAAGCTGTTTTAAATTTAGCATATGTGTATACTAGTAAAACATTATCAAAAGAAGTTAAATTTGCTGGGGTTATTAGTATGGCTGGTGCTATAATCACTTTAGATAATATAACTACTAAAACAGCAATTCCAACTCAATTATTTCATGGAACTAATGATAAATTAGTACCTTATAATGTTGCTCCTCATCATTATTGTGATAAAAATAGTGTTGGATATTTAAAATTATACGGTTCAAAAGCAATTGCTAATAAACTTAAAGAAATTGATAAATCCTTTTATTTATATACTATTAAAAAAGGAGATCATAGCTGGTCTGGCAGACCTATGAACCAGTGTAGAAAAGAAATTGTAGATTTTTTGTATTATGATGTTTTAAAAAAGAACAACCGACAAACGGAAACTGCAATATAG
- a CDS encoding type II toxin-antitoxin system HipA family toxin, producing the protein MATKKLDIYVYTHWKPMIEPQLIGILSALNAKGKKAFSFEYDKNWIKSKNQMLLDPDIQFYGGPQYPNNKENFGVFLDSMPDTWGRTLMKRRAAQEAAVIGEKAKTLYEIDFLLGVYDESRMGALRFKTDVEGPFLDNNNLSPTPPWSSIRELQDAAQNFENDTENDEARQWLAILMAPGSSLGGARPKANILDNDKNLWIAKFPAKNDTTDKAAWEYLAYQLALNAGINMSECKIQKVTGNYNTFFTKRFDRENGERIHFASAMTMTGNNEVKIRDHQASYLELAEFIQNHGSNVESNLEQLWRRIVFNIAISNTDDHLRNHGFIITNKGWELSPAYDLNPSIDKEGLALNIDMDDNALNYDLAKTVGIYFRLDENQMNSILDEVFAAVTSWKQLAIKIGISNKEIQLMQKAFKV; encoded by the coding sequence ATGGCTACTAAAAAACTAGATATATACGTATACACGCATTGGAAACCAATGATAGAACCACAATTAATAGGCATTCTTTCAGCACTAAACGCAAAAGGAAAAAAGGCTTTTAGTTTCGAGTATGATAAAAACTGGATCAAATCTAAAAACCAAATGCTATTAGATCCAGATATTCAGTTTTATGGTGGTCCACAATATCCAAATAATAAAGAAAATTTTGGTGTCTTTTTAGACAGTATGCCAGATACTTGGGGACGTACATTAATGAAAAGAAGAGCGGCTCAAGAAGCAGCTGTAATTGGAGAGAAAGCAAAAACATTATATGAAATAGACTTTTTACTCGGTGTCTATGATGAAAGCCGAATGGGGGCATTAAGATTTAAAACAGATGTAGAAGGTCCATTTTTAGATAATAACAATCTGTCTCCAACACCACCTTGGTCATCAATACGTGAACTTCAAGATGCTGCTCAAAACTTTGAAAATGATACCGAAAATGATGAAGCAAGACAATGGTTAGCTATTTTAATGGCACCTGGTTCCTCTTTGGGTGGTGCCAGACCCAAAGCAAATATTTTAGATAACGATAAAAATTTGTGGATAGCAAAATTCCCTGCAAAAAATGATACCACAGACAAAGCTGCTTGGGAATATCTAGCTTATCAATTGGCACTAAACGCAGGTATAAACATGTCCGAATGTAAAATCCAAAAGGTTACCGGAAATTACAATACATTTTTTACAAAACGCTTCGATAGAGAAAATGGCGAAAGAATACATTTCGCTTCGGCGATGACCATGACTGGTAATAACGAGGTCAAAATTAGAGATCATCAAGCAAGTTATTTGGAATTAGCAGAATTTATTCAAAATCATGGTAGTAATGTAGAAAGTAATCTCGAGCAACTTTGGCGCCGTATTGTTTTTAATATTGCCATTTCCAATACTGATGATCATTTACGCAATCATGGGTTTATAATTACAAACAAGGGTTGGGAACTCTCTCCAGCTTACGACCTCAACCCGTCTATAGATAAAGAGGGGCTGGCCTTAAATATCGATATGGATGATAATGCCTTAAACTACGATTTAGCCAAAACCGTAGGCATATATTTCCGTTTAGATGAAAACCAAATGAATAGCATTTTAGATGAGGTATTCGCTGCGGTTACTTCCTGGAAACAATTGGCAATAAAAATAGGCATTTCAAATAAAGAAATTCAACTCATGCAAAAAGCATTTAAGGTGTAG
- the aroC gene encoding chorismate synthase, whose translation MSFNSFGNLLKVTTYGESHGTAIGGIIDGFPAGLKINFEAIQKELDRRKPGQSKIVTQRKEPDTVEFLSGIFEGITTGTSIGFIIKNTNQKSKDYNHNTNIYRPSHADFTYDQKYGIRDYRGGGRSSARETANWVVAGALAKQLIANIKINAFTSSVGDIFIDKPYQELDFSKTEDNIVRCPDGTSAEKMIAKIKEIRKQGDTIGGTITCVAQNMPVGLGEPIFNKLHAELGKAMLSINAVKGFEFGSGFCGARMKGSEHNDIFNADGSTQSNLSGGVQGGISNGMDIYFRVAFKPVATIMSSQQTINSENEITEITGKGRHDPCVVPRAVPIIEAMTALVLADFWLIHKTRKI comes from the coding sequence ATGTCATTCAATTCTTTTGGAAATTTATTAAAAGTTACAACTTACGGAGAGTCTCATGGAACTGCAATTGGCGGTATAATTGATGGTTTTCCTGCAGGTTTAAAAATAAACTTTGAAGCCATTCAAAAAGAATTAGATAGGCGTAAACCTGGACAATCTAAAATTGTTACACAACGTAAAGAACCTGATACTGTTGAGTTTTTGTCTGGTATTTTTGAAGGGATAACTACAGGAACTTCTATTGGCTTCATCATCAAAAACACCAACCAGAAAAGTAAAGATTATAATCATAATACTAATATTTACAGACCTTCTCATGCAGATTTTACATATGATCAAAAATATGGAATTAGAGATTATAGAGGTGGTGGTAGAAGTTCTGCTCGTGAAACTGCGAATTGGGTAGTTGCTGGTGCCTTAGCAAAACAATTAATTGCAAATATTAAGATTAACGCTTTTACATCTTCAGTTGGAGATATTTTTATTGATAAACCTTATCAAGAATTAGATTTTTCTAAAACAGAAGATAATATTGTTCGCTGTCCAGATGGAACATCAGCAGAAAAAATGATTGCTAAAATTAAAGAAATTAGAAAACAAGGTGATACTATTGGTGGAACAATTACATGTGTTGCACAAAACATGCCTGTTGGTTTAGGTGAACCAATTTTTAATAAACTACATGCAGAGTTGGGCAAAGCAATGCTTTCAATTAACGCTGTAAAAGGTTTTGAGTTTGGTAGTGGTTTTTGTGGTGCAAGAATGAAAGGTTCTGAACATAATGATATTTTTAATGCTGATGGCTCTACACAATCTAATTTATCTGGTGGAGTTCAAGGTGGAATTAGCAATGGAATGGATATCTACTTTAGAGTTGCTTTTAAACCTGTAGCAACCATTATGAGCAGTCAACAGACCATAAATTCTGAAAATGAAATAACAGAAATTACTGGTAAAGGAAGGCATGATCCTTGTGTTGTTCCAAGAGCTGTGCCAATTATTGAAGCGATGACTGCATTAGTTTTAGCTGATTTTTGGTTAATTCATAAAACGAGAAAAATTTAA
- a CDS encoding helix-turn-helix transcriptional regulator, whose amino-acid sequence MGENIKLARKRRKLTTTQVAERADIVRSTLYLIETGSPSVTLGAYFNVLRVLSLQDDFLKLAADDEFGRKLQDLDLL is encoded by the coding sequence ATGGGAGAAAACATCAAATTAGCAAGAAAGCGACGTAAACTAACAACAACGCAAGTTGCTGAAAGAGCCGATATAGTAAGAAGTACATTATACCTGATTGAAACAGGGAGTCCTAGTGTAACATTGGGTGCCTATTTCAATGTATTAAGAGTATTAAGCTTACAAGACGATTTCTTAAAACTAGCAGCTGATGATGAATTCGGAAGAAAATTACAAGATTTAGATTTATTATAA